The Heyndrickxia acidicola sequence TAATTACCGGAAATTCTTCACGCCTGTTTATATGCAAATGACCCTTAGCTCTTTTTGGTATGCTTTTTTAATCATGGCCTTCACCCTGATTATTGCTTATCCTGCAGCATACTTATTGACGAAGACAAAGCACAAGCAGCTCTGGCTTTTGTTAATTATTTTACCGACCTGGATTAATCTGTTATTAAAGGCGTATGCCTTTTTAGGAATATTCGGGACGTATGGAGCGGCTAATGCCTTTTTAAGCCTAATTGGCATAGGGAAACAGCAAATTTTGTTTACCGATTTCAGTTTTATATTCGTATCTGTTTATATTTTTATTCCGTTTATGATTATGCCTATATTTAATGCATTGGAAGAATTAAACCCTTCCCTCATATCAGCGGCAAGGGATTTAGGGGCCTCTCCATGGAAAACCTTTCTGCGTGTCATTTTTCCATTAACGTTGGATGGAGTGAAGTCTGGCTGCCAGGCTGTTTTCATTCCAGCATTATCTTTGTTCATGCTGACAAGATTGATTGCAGGTAACCGGGTCATTACGCTTGGTACAGCCATTGAAGAACATTTCCTTGTTACACAGGACTGGGGAATGGGCTCGACGATAGCCGTCTTTTTAATTATTGCCATGGTTATCATCATGATTGTAACGGGCGGCAGGAAGAGAGGGAAGAGCCTATGAAAAATAAACACAAACTCTCAAACCTCTATCTGGTGGTTGTGTTCGTTATTTTATATGCCCCTATTTTTTACTTGATGTACTATTCCTTTAATAGCGGAGAAACCATGCATGCGTTTAAAGGCTTTACGTTTAAATGGTATAAGGATGTATTCCATGACACACGCCTGATTGTCATCGTTCTCTACACCCTGATTATTGCACTCTTATCCGCTTCTATTTCGACCATTCTGGGTGTATTTGGAGCGCTTGCGATCCGAAATGTTAAAAGCAATAAAACCAAGAACGCTCTGCTATCCTTAAATAATGTGTTGCTGGTAAGTCCAGATGTCATTATTGGAGCATCCTTCTTGATACTATTTACAACAATTGGAATGAAGCTTGGAGCGGGCTCCGTGCTGATTTCGCATATAGCATTCAGTGTACCGATCGTGGTGATCATGGTACTGCCAAAGCTCCAGGAAATGAGCGTAACGTTGATTGATGCAGCCCGCGATCTTGGAGCGAGCAGGTGGGAAGTCCTTTCCAAGGTTGTTATTCCTTATATCACTCCGGGCATAATGGCAGGTTTTTTTATGGCCTTAACGTATTCATTAGATGACTTTTCCGTTACGTTTTTTGTAACAGGAAATGGTTTTTCTACTTTGTCTGTTGAGATTTATTCCCGTGCACGCCAGGGAATTTCATTATCTATTAACGCGTTGTCAACGCTGATCTTTTTATTCACTATCATCTTGGTTATCGGCTATTACTATATCAATCAGCGAAACAATAATCGTGTGAAAGGATGGGGGGCAGGAAAGTGAAACAGTTGATTCGAATGCTGGCCGTTATCGTGATCGTTGCATTTGGCTTAATGTACGTAGCTTCACGGTTAAATGCTACACAGGGCGCCTCATCCAAAAACACCATTACTGTTTATAACTGGGGTGACTACATTGATCCCGATCTCGTATCAAAATTTGAAAAACAAACAGGAATTCATGTTATTTATCAAACCTTTGATTCCAATGAAGCGATGATGACAAAAATAGCGCAGGGAGGTACTACTTTTGATGTGGCAGTTCCGTCAGAATATGCCGTTGATAAAATGAAACACGACCACCTGCTGCTGCCGATTGATCACTCTGAGCTTCCAAATTTAAAATATATTAATCCATATTATTTAAATTTATCATTTGATCCTCATAACCAATATTCTGTTCCGTATTTCTGGGGAACCGTCGGAATTGTGTATAATTCCAGTATGCTGGGAGGAAAAAAGATTACGAGCTGGAATGATCTTTGGGATAAGAATCTGCGCAATCAGGTGCTGCTTGTAGATGGTGCCAGGGAAGTAATGGGAATGGGCTTAAACAGTCTTCATTATTCCTTGAACGATACGAATGAAGCCCATCTGCAGCAGGCAAAGAAAAAACTGGATTCGCTGACCCCGAATGTAAAAGCGATCGTTGGGGATGAAATCAAGATGCTGCTGGCCAATCAAGAAGCGGCAATCGGTGTTGTATGGTCCGGCGACGCATCAGAAATCATGAGCCAAAACGATAAGCTGAACTATGTTGTGCCAAAAGAGGGATCCAACCTCTGGTTTGATAATATGGTTATTCCAAAAACAGCCCGGAATATAAAAGGTGCCGAGAAATTCATGAATTTTATGCTGGATCCTAAGAATGCTGCCCAGAACGCGGAGTACGTCGGTTATTCAACGCCTAATCAGGCTGCGTTGAAGTACCTTCCGAAAAGCGTTTCAGGAGATAAACGCTTTTATCCTGACCTTGGTGCCAATAAGAATCTTGAAGTGTACAAAGATCTTGGAAAGAAAATGCTTGCTCACTATAATGAGCTTTATCTTGAATTTAAAATGTACGGAAAATAGCTTACAGCAATGAAAGAGAGGGTGACTCAAAAAGCGGGACTATGCCGCTGAATGGAGTCACCCTTTTTTACTACTGAATAAAAAAGGGGAAAAGGTAGGGGGCTTTTTTTATAGTTTTAGACTAGGATACCCTGAAAATCACTTTATACGAGTTCAACAATCAAGCCCAACCGACCTATGGTAATCATAATTGCCTTATCGATATGGAAGAAAGAACTTATGAGGGTGGCCACTGAAAAAATCGATGTTGATCTAACCCTTATATTGACTAATGGAAGTGAACAGGCAGGACAAACAGGGTTACGCATATAGGAGTAATACCCAATGTTCATTTTAAATCAAAGTTGATTTCCGCGGAAATCAACGAGCAGGAAAAAAGATGCTGTATCCAAGGTCGCCTGATATCATTGGACCTTTTGTGGCAGCATCTTTTTTTATTGTTCTCTTTGTAATTGAGCCGATCCCATAAGCCCGTAAAAAAATAACTCTACCAAATCAATGAGGGCATCTTTGCTAAGCAATCCTAAGCCCTCTTTTTTTTGAGTTGTCTCAGTGAAAATGTGAATGTAAAAAAGAAT is a genomic window containing:
- a CDS encoding ABC transporter permease translates to MKNKHKLSNLYLVVVFVILYAPIFYLMYYSFNSGETMHAFKGFTFKWYKDVFHDTRLIVIVLYTLIIALLSASISTILGVFGALAIRNVKSNKTKNALLSLNNVLLVSPDVIIGASFLILFTTIGMKLGAGSVLISHIAFSVPIVVIMVLPKLQEMSVTLIDAARDLGASRWEVLSKVVIPYITPGIMAGFFMALTYSLDDFSVTFFVTGNGFSTLSVEIYSRARQGISLSINALSTLIFLFTIILVIGYYYINQRNNNRVKGWGAGK
- a CDS encoding ABC transporter substrate-binding protein, with translation MLAVIVIVAFGLMYVASRLNATQGASSKNTITVYNWGDYIDPDLVSKFEKQTGIHVIYQTFDSNEAMMTKIAQGGTTFDVAVPSEYAVDKMKHDHLLLPIDHSELPNLKYINPYYLNLSFDPHNQYSVPYFWGTVGIVYNSSMLGGKKITSWNDLWDKNLRNQVLLVDGAREVMGMGLNSLHYSLNDTNEAHLQQAKKKLDSLTPNVKAIVGDEIKMLLANQEAAIGVVWSGDASEIMSQNDKLNYVVPKEGSNLWFDNMVIPKTARNIKGAEKFMNFMLDPKNAAQNAEYVGYSTPNQAALKYLPKSVSGDKRFYPDLGANKNLEVYKDLGKKMLAHYNELYLEFKMYGK
- a CDS encoding ABC transporter permease, with protein sequence MDKLTSKSRNIYLIPYVLWILLFVVTPILLIVYYSFFDIEGHLTLDNYRKFFTPVYMQMTLSSFWYAFLIMAFTLIIAYPAAYLLTKTKHKQLWLLLIILPTWINLLLKAYAFLGIFGTYGAANAFLSLIGIGKQQILFTDFSFIFVSVYIFIPFMIMPIFNALEELNPSLISAARDLGASPWKTFLRVIFPLTLDGVKSGCQAVFIPALSLFMLTRLIAGNRVITLGTAIEEHFLVTQDWGMGSTIAVFLIIAMVIIMIVTGGRKRGKSL